From the genome of Leptospira koniambonensis:
ACGAGTATCATCTTCGATCAAATCCGCAATGAACTGTATATGCTCATGAGAAAGACCCAAATTCAAAATTTGGCAGTTCTTTTCTAGAATTCCGATACGAATATCTCTATCAGGTGGTTGGATATCCGCCTGAACACCTGTTACAAATCTTGATTTTAATCTTTCGTGAAGAGGAAGTTCGGAACTAGGACGGTCAGATGCAATCACTATCTGTCTTTTTCTTTCGAATAGAAAATTAAAGATTGAGAAGAACTCTTCTTGTGTCTTCTCCGCTCCTGTGTTCAGAAGTTGGATATCATCGATCAATAGACAATTATAAGATTGGTACTTAATTTTGAAAGATTCGATTGAGTCTCTGGACTGAAGGGCGAATAAAAACTCGCTCATGAAGGACTTTATATCTACGTAATGTACAGTTTTCCAAGGCTCTTTTTTGAGAATTTCGGAACCTATAGAATGAAGAAGATGGGTTTTACCTACTCCAACTTTCCCGAATAAGTATAATGGATTGATCTCTGCAGGATTTTTTACACATTCCATTGCAGCGCTGAAAGCGAGGCGGTTCGTATTTCCTACGATAAAATTATCAAAAGAGTAATCCGGATTAAAAGAATAAGACTTATCTTTGAATTTTTCCTGAAGAACTTCGTTTAAATTTGAAGCTGCTTCTAAAATGATCTCAACTGGGACTCTGTTTCCACTAGCTCTGAAGATCGCTTCTTCTATATGATTTTGGTATTTTTTCTCAACATGTGTCTTTATGTTAGAAGAAGGAGCTATGAGGATGCAACGATCGTCTGTTAAACTCTCTAATTGTAAGGTATATATGAACTTATCAAAGTACGTAGGAGGAATTTCCTTGGAGACTTCCTCTAATACACGCTTCCAGCTAGGGTCCAAACAAAACTCCAAAGAAAAAAATCCAAAACGCACCGACGACTTACTGAATACGAAACTCGTATTTGTCTCGGAAAAGAAAAAAAATAATTAGGAAACGGTCCGAAGGACCATCCGACGAGATTACACTATTTTTCTCATGTCAGTCGCATACAAATGAAAATTCGGAAATCGAAAAGGAAACCTTAGGAAAAACACAGTAGATTAGTGATAGATAAATCATTATGTCGCTTAGTGTAATTACTAGTATTTTGTTATATTTAACCGTTGTTATGCGAAGTGAATGTATAGAATTTAAAGAAAATATAAAGGAATTTTTATTTTTGCTCTAAAAGGGAGAGTTCGTGTATAAGCAAGGATAACGCAATATTCTCTTGCCCATGTATTCTTTCGTGTAATTTTTCCTTAAAACGAAAGATTGCTTCCATCTTTGGCAGATTAGAATCGAAATCTGATTTGGAAAACTCCTGTAATAATAATAATCCGATCAAATCCAAGAAGTCTTTGAAGGAAAAATCTTCTTTCCAATTAGCATTTTCTTCTTTGAATTCGAGTATCCATTCTTCTAATCTAAGATAATCCAATGGTTGTCTTAGATTTCCATTGATCCTTTGAGAAATTTGTTCGAGGACCTCAGGTGGACAATCGAATGATACCATACTTCCGCCTTTTGCAGGAAAGTAAGGTATTGAATTTTTATTATGTAGTTCTTTGATCACTTGTTGAGGAAGATAACCGAAAGGAATACAGACTGCTCTACTCACGATTGTTTCTTTCAATTGTTCCAAGTCGTTTACAATAAATATAAAACGAGTGAAGAAGGGAGCTTCTTCTAAAGATTTTAAAAGTGCAGTCTCTGCTTCGTTGCCTATCAAAGATGCATCTGGTATAATTATAAATCTAGTCTTAGAAAGATGAGGTCTATAATAAAGTCTAGTACGGATCAACCAGCGGATAGTGAACTCTTCCGGGTTATCTTCTTTACCAATTGCGATTTGTTTATTCTTCTCTAGTGGAAACCAAACTATATCAGGATGAGAATGGTGCATGAATGCTCTGCAAGAAACGCAGTGCCCGCAAGATGTTCCTTCTAAACAAAGAACATGTCTGATAA
Proteins encoded in this window:
- the dnaA gene encoding chromosomal replication initiator protein DnaA; its protein translation is MDPSWKRVLEEVSKEIPPTYFDKFIYTLQLESLTDDRCILIAPSSNIKTHVEKKYQNHIEEAIFRASGNRVPVEIILEAASNLNEVLQEKFKDKSYSFNPDYSFDNFIVGNTNRLAFSAAMECVKNPAEINPLYLFGKVGVGKTHLLHSIGSEILKKEPWKTVHYVDIKSFMSEFLFALQSRDSIESFKIKYQSYNCLLIDDIQLLNTGAEKTQEEFFSIFNFLFERKRQIVIASDRPSSELPLHERLKSRFVTGVQADIQPPDRDIRIGILEKNCQILNLGLSHEHIQFIADLIEDDTRALLGALNDLALHKRAFSHLFFTTTMIEEILKNRIFRKKNFQLSQDKVIEHISSLYNLDPNEVMGKSRKPEYVIPRHLCMYVLHKGFRLNKSQVGRMFSAEHTTVIHAVRNIENKMKDDKEFSIKVEEVLNRFRFQ